Proteins found in one Oryza glaberrima chromosome 4, OglaRS2, whole genome shotgun sequence genomic segment:
- the LOC127769820 gene encoding uncharacterized protein LOC127769820, giving the protein MPRKRFHATSVEEAVKVLIPYLEDTSSAAHKSIYFDGWRDGVAASAVLRAIAENPAPSLRKKFDRIIHVDCSRWKNPRQLQRAIADQLNLPQHVMDLFDRQDEEDDFNGVEESSRAEIADIRREIYRTFMDLTCLLILNNGSDHTLDIASFGFPLNDWYNLRDNRLLWTFRGRLRLNPKIAHNVDSSHLNLFVPYYYSTEIRKVLLAREAEEITQYSGELHLDGTKAAECCLYLLSLNYRGGHIMDYNWATHACNYWVCDGIITVQEEKGGGSLQEDQAWELAAALHQEIHLEDYSSNTAPDFGYALHTPPNRWILVTQESDMKNKPTLDTTSLFIAFRNIVLLPDDMFHQANKVQVLRLCNCAFNFSSPPFHCCHNLRFLGLDKCQDHRTQEAGEDKSNNSSALEIFQRLWVLDICYIDWELPFPTESTREQQMAMNIREVHINKGRIWRRNFAWRRLKNLRKLRVIEPTHPWGNKGEIDEFADMLKLEILDLSKNTMIQVLPSLCGASSLKTLILDDCVVLEQVGPQGLPPWLESFSFASREGNKAKISSISLAGCSSLVSFTLRGPLQNLRGLDLSGTMIKMLDLRDVQDSCIGQIILLRCEKLRTILWPEKGFPNLSMLHIDSLVCHVETEHQQAYATMMDFRFAQSLVLSNHKFCWNCNKTHINICNSSTPKETTPKKKTMSYYSAQKVVGSPLHMPIVTTTQPVVCYKDVNLAMISTIDLEGSSAPLHEPLDIHVEIGEGISYANVASEQALSAVSFMMNKAESLHVHDNFSITSVNPKHVILTGDKEITWGCLKWCHIERCHKLNTVFSTDYTTYVYFKTLEAFSAAELMMANCIWSRGRITPVWDHKTFAKLRSIHLYYCPRLTFVFPLSWPALDSHLPSLETLHIVYCSELRQIFPVEAVALEDQPRVGVLKFPKLKHIHLHDVPKLHQICEISRMVAPVLETISVRGCWSLKRIPAIGSGHRSQHSRPIVDCEKNWWEKLEWEGMNVGHYPSLFEPRHSMYYKKALPRCSVLR; this is encoded by the exons ATGCCTcggaag CGCTTTCATGCGACTAGTGTTGAGGAGGCGGTAAAAGTACTAATCCCTTACTTGGAGGATACCAGCAGTGCTGCACATAAGTCCATCTACTTTGACGGATGGAGAGATGGAGTGGCTGCTTCTGCGGTGCTCAGAGCGATAGCAGAAAATCCAGCACCATCTCTGAGGAAGAAATTTGACAGGATTATCCATGTTGACTGCTCGAGATGGAAGAACCCAAGGCAACTGCAAAGAGCGATCGCTGATCAACTCAACCTTCCTCAGCATGTAATGGACTTGTTTGATAGGCAGGATGAGGAGGATGATTTCAACGGGGTTGAAGAAAGCTCCAGAGCTGAGATAGCAGATATCAGAAGGGAAATCTATAGAACCTTTATGGACCTCACTTGTTTGTTGATTCTGAACAATGGAAGTGATCACACGCTTGATATAGCCAGTTTTGGCTTCCCCCTAAATGATTGGTATAATCTTAGAGATAATAGATTGCTTTGGACCTTCAGAGGGAGGCTAAGACTCAATCCAAAAATTGCACATAATGTGGACAGTTCACACCTCAATCTTTTTGTTCCTTATTATTATTCAACTGAAATTCGGAAGGTTTTATTAGCAAGAGAAGCTGAAGAAATCACTCAATACTCAGGTGAGCTCCACCTTGATGGCACCAAAGCTGCAGAATGTTGCTTGTATCTATTGTCTCTGAATTATAGGGGTGGCCACATCATGGACTACAACTGGGCAACCCATGCCTGCAACTATTGGGTTTGCGATGGAATAATAACAGtacaagaagaaaaaggaggaggTAGCCTACAGGAGGACCAAGCATGGGAACTTGCTGCTGCTCTGCATCAGGAGATACATCTAGAGGACTACTCATCTAACACAGCGCCTGATTTTGGTTATGCTTTGCATACTCCCCCAAATCGATGGATTTTGGTCACCCAGGAGTCTGACATGAAAAACAAACCAACTCTAGATACAACGTCCTTGTTCATTGCATTCAGAAATATAGTACTGTTACCGGATGACATGTTCCATCAAGCAAACAAAGTCCAAGTACTGAGATTGTGCAACTGTGCCTTCAACTTTTCGTCACCTCCTTTCCATTGCTGCCACAACTTAAGATTTCTTGGCCTGGATAAATGCCAAGATCATCGAACACAAGAAGCTGGAGAGGATAAGAGCAACAATAGTTCAGCACTGGAGATTTTTCAGAGGCTATGGGTATTAGACATATGCTACATAGATTGGGAGCTGCCTTTCCCTACAGAGAGTACAAGAGAGCAGCAAATGGCAATGAACATTAGGGAGGTACATATAAACAAGGGAAGGATTTGGCGCAGAAATTTTGCATGGCGGCGATTGAAGAACCTTCGAAAGCTTCGAGTAATTGAGCCTACACACCCTTGGGGTAACAAAGGGGAAATAGATGAGTTTGCTGACATGCTGAAGCTGGAGATCCTTGACCTGTCTAAGAATACTATGATACAAGTTTTGCCAAGCCTATGTGGTGCCAGTAGCCTCAAAACACTGATCCTAGATGATTGTGTTGTGCTGGAACAAGTTGGCCCCCAGGGACTTCCTCCTTGGCTTGAATCATTCAGCTTTGCTTCAAGAGAAGGAAACAAAGCTAAAATCTCATCTATCTCCTTGGCTGGTTGCTCGAGCTTGGTGAGCTTCACATTACGTGGGCCATTGCAAAACCTTAGGGGATTGGACCTCTCTGGCACAATGATAAAAATGCTTGACCTTCGAGATGTACAAGACTCATGTATTGGACAAATAATTCTTCTACGGTGTGAGAAGCTACGCACCATATTATGGCCAGAGAAGGGATTCCCAAACCTAAGCATGCTACACATAGATTCATTGGTTTGCCATGTAGAAACAGAACACCAGCAAGCATATGCAACCATGATGGATTTTAGATTTGCTCAATCCTTGGTGTTAAGCAATCACAAGTTCTGTTGGAACTGCAATAAGACccatataaatatatgcaactCTTCTACCCCGAAAGAGACAACACCAAAAAAGAAGACAATGAGCTATTACAGCGCTCAAAAAGTAGTTGGTTCACCTCTACACATGCCAATAGTCACCACCACTCAACCTGTTGTTTGCTACAAGGATGTCAACTTGGCCATGATATCTACTATTGATCTAGAAGGCAGCAGTGCACCACTGCATGAGCCACTAGACATCCATGTAGAGATCGGAGAGGGAATAAGCTATGCTAATGTTGCCAGTGAACAAGCATTGAGTGCAGTATCATTTATGATGAACAAGGCCGAGTCTTTGCACGTACATGACAATTTTTCAATCACCAGTGTTAACCCTAAACACGTGATTTTGACAGGGGATAAGGAAATTACATGGGGTTGTCTAAAGTGGTGCCACATTGAGAGATGTCACAAGTTGAACACTGTCTTCTCTACCGATTATACTACTTACGTCTACTTTAAAACACTGGAGGCATTTTCGGCAGCTGAGCTCATGATGGCAAATTGTATTTGGAGCAGAGGAAGGATAACCCCTGTTTGGGACCATAAAACGTTTGCAAAACTAAGGAGTATACACTTATACTATTGTCCGAGGCTCACGTTTGTGTTTCCACTATCATGGCCTGCTCTAGACTCACACTTGCCCAGCTTGGAGACTCTCCACATCGTCTACTGCAGTGAACTCAGACAGATCTTCCCCGTGGAGGCAGTTGCTCTAGAGGATCAACCAAGAGTAGGTGTGCTGAAATTCCCAAAGCTGAAGCACATCCACCTGCATGATGTCCCCAAGCTGCATCAGATATGCGAAATCAGCAGGATGGTTGCTCCTGTGCTCGAGACAATCAGTGTGAGGGGATGCTGGAGCCTCAAGCGCATCCCCGCCATTGGCAGCGGCCACCGCAGTCAGCACAGTCGCCCAATCGTGGACTGCGAGAAGAACTGGTGGGAGAAGCTGGAATGGGAGGGGATGAATGTTGGCCATTACCCCTCCCTCTTTGAGCCTCGCCACTCGATGTACTACAAGAAGGCTCTACCCAGATGCTCTGTTCTCCGGTGA